A stretch of the Thermococcus sp. genome encodes the following:
- a CDS encoding DUF3194 domain-containing protein, producing the protein MNGGRGGNRVVHIGLPELSEDQLVELGGLAQETVLKEVFDALNRSDVKDIEVTTRINREDILDLEVEVYLEVPVFVKVDVDELIEKAVEKAYETVERKLREIADAG; encoded by the coding sequence ATGAACGGGGGAAGGGGCGGGAATAGGGTTGTCCACATAGGACTGCCCGAACTGAGCGAGGATCAGCTTGTAGAACTCGGTGGGCTTGCACAGGAGACGGTCTTGAAGGAGGTCTTTGACGCCCTCAACAGGAGCGATGTTAAAGACATTGAGGTGACGACGAGGATAAACAGGGAGGACATCCTTGACCTTGAGGTTGAGGTCTATCTCGAGGTTCCGGTCTTCGTCAAGGTCGACGTTGATGAGCTCATCGAGAAGGCCGTTGAGAAGGCTTATGAGACCGTTGAGAGGAAGCTGAGGGAGATCGCAGATGCGGGGTAA
- a CDS encoding prefoldin subunit beta, giving the protein MQNIPPQVQAMLGQLESYQQQLQLVVQQKQKVQLELTEAKKALEEIEKVEYGTTIYKTVGTLIVKTDKAKAVEELKEKVETLEVRLGALERQEKKLNDKLKELTAQIQGVLRPPTAG; this is encoded by the coding sequence ATGCAAAACATTCCGCCACAGGTTCAGGCCATGCTCGGTCAGCTTGAGAGCTACCAGCAGCAGCTCCAGCTCGTTGTTCAACAGAAGCAGAAAGTTCAGCTCGAGCTTACTGAGGCAAAGAAAGCTTTGGAGGAGATTGAGAAGGTTGAGTATGGGACGACCATCTACAAGACCGTGGGGACGCTCATCGTCAAGACCGACAAGGCTAAAGCGGTCGAGGAGCTTAAAGAGAAGGTTGAAACGCTGGAGGTCCGCCTTGGTGCCCTTGAGAGGCAGGAAAAGAAGCTCAACGACAAGCTCAAGGAACTCACCGCCCAGATCCAGGGCGTCTTAAGGCCGCCCACGGCGGGCTGA
- a CDS encoding bifunctional oligoribonuclease/PAP phosphatase NrnA — protein MRGKIKLKRFLKDAEDKSFLLLCHHNADPDSLGSAIAFAIYLKSIGVENVRIGVAQSVSSYAKRLLTLSPVPIEKDPEVKEDVVVIFDTSSMEQLEPIEIPREKTLIFIDHHVEKENPIRAEVAVVDSSRTSTAEIVWELFKYFGFYDEKATKALLAGIVTDTASFRFANAKTFKALFEMLERFPLPMGEIYQLVAPVSDENIDQAKRIALMKACQRLEIQKFRGYVIAVSRVSAYESLACKTFLQLGADVAVVGSEKKGVRISARAKEGLVKKGLHLGRIMEKVGPIIDGSGGGHAGAAGANGKKNLDEAVKLILKEIEMVLREVG, from the coding sequence ATGCGGGGTAAAATCAAGCTCAAGCGTTTTCTCAAGGATGCGGAGGATAAGTCCTTCCTTCTCCTCTGCCACCACAACGCCGATCCCGATTCCCTCGGCTCGGCAATAGCCTTCGCCATCTACCTCAAGTCCATCGGTGTTGAGAACGTCAGGATAGGCGTTGCCCAGAGCGTCTCCTCCTACGCGAAGAGGCTTTTGACGCTCTCTCCAGTTCCAATTGAGAAGGATCCAGAGGTCAAAGAGGACGTCGTGGTGATTTTTGACACCTCTTCCATGGAACAGCTTGAACCGATTGAGATTCCTAGGGAAAAGACCCTCATATTCATTGACCACCACGTAGAGAAGGAGAACCCAATAAGGGCGGAGGTGGCGGTGGTTGACTCCTCAAGGACTTCAACGGCAGAAATCGTCTGGGAGCTTTTCAAGTACTTTGGTTTCTATGATGAGAAGGCTACTAAAGCTCTCTTAGCTGGAATCGTCACCGATACGGCCAGCTTTCGCTTCGCCAACGCGAAGACCTTTAAAGCGCTCTTTGAGATGCTTGAGCGCTTCCCGCTCCCGATGGGGGAGATTTACCAGCTGGTTGCACCGGTAAGCGATGAGAACATCGATCAGGCGAAGAGGATTGCCCTAATGAAGGCCTGCCAGAGGCTTGAAATCCAGAAGTTTAGGGGTTATGTCATAGCCGTCTCGCGGGTTTCTGCCTATGAATCCCTCGCCTGCAAGACCTTCCTCCAGCTCGGTGCCGATGTAGCGGTCGTCGGGAGCGAGAAGAAGGGTGTCAGGATTTCGGCGAGGGCCAAGGAGGGGCTGGTTAAGAAAGGCCTCCACCTCGGCAGGATCATGGAGAAGGTTGGGCCAATTATTGATGGCTCTGGTGGCGGTCACGCCGGTGCTGCCGGGGCGAACGGCAAGAAGAACCTGGATGAGGCTGTCAAGCTCATCCTGAAGGAGATTGAGATGGTTTTACGGGAGGTAGGTTAA
- a CDS encoding tRNA-binding protein: MELFLKTVEHAKFKGKWDKKGAQRLAKEMIPEIQAVRYTYVDPKELIDTPQMKALKEKARGIIEALGGEDWNHTFLSLADKNEREKVEEAIAKVHFFLNTILGLEGRLALGKINDPVIAVDIKVGEVMSVAKHPNADRLLVTNVNIGDRAITVVTNDLTMKEGNRVAVALLPPANFRGIVSEGMFLGAGEGVLKDVKGEIGGLPKGVPLEAFNETRNFVEAFLKG, from the coding sequence GTGGAGCTGTTCCTGAAGACGGTGGAGCACGCGAAGTTCAAAGGGAAGTGGGACAAGAAGGGGGCGCAGAGACTGGCGAAGGAGATGATTCCTGAGATACAGGCGGTGAGGTACACCTACGTTGACCCGAAGGAGCTGATTGATACTCCTCAGATGAAAGCTTTGAAGGAGAAGGCCAGAGGCATAATCGAGGCACTCGGCGGAGAAGATTGGAATCACACGTTCCTCAGCCTGGCAGACAAGAACGAGCGCGAGAAGGTCGAGGAGGCAATTGCCAAGGTTCACTTTTTCCTCAACACGATACTCGGTCTCGAGGGGCGCTTAGCCTTAGGCAAGATAAACGACCCGGTCATAGCGGTAGACATCAAGGTCGGCGAGGTTATGAGCGTCGCTAAGCACCCGAACGCCGACAGACTTCTGGTTACTAACGTTAACATCGGTGATAGAGCTATAACTGTGGTAACCAACGACCTGACGATGAAGGAGGGCAACCGCGTTGCCGTTGCACTTCTCCCGCCCGCGAACTTCCGCGGGATAGTAAGCGAGGGCATGTTCCTTGGTGCCGGCGAAGGAGTCCTCAAGGACGTCAAGGGAGAAATCGGCGGCCTGCCGAAGGGGGTTCCGCTTGAGGCCTTCAACGAGACAAGGAACTTTGTGGAGGCGTTTCTGAAGGGGTGA
- a CDS encoding tetratricopeptide repeat protein — protein sequence MERVESYLSRGDYKRALKAADDISEPLQRLVALAGVVVAFPRDEVLSRMFETLNSIRGRPEKAVAYSVIGRALYSLDHDREAEGYFERALETAQSLGSPRVKGEVLAAIARNLVLSDRYSDAFELFNRSIELLQTSRGLSSYAMEALIKVARLVERSADEIPNELALELYRLARDIYSSIFLNLQAKHLENKINLVENVLKRGKPIVEGLIWTGGVGLAIEMARFLPLQERAVVMLDLSYWFHLHKQPNLGRRVFDDALEIILVGKFKPRDGEIAGIARRFLRIGVLEEPLTLAGIIEDGHLASKLLGDVALAYACRGETGRARSIAEGIMDESVKNRVLEMLEGESHVGHEQGLPLTGGGEERGAVPEDGGAREVQREVGQEGGAETGEGDDS from the coding sequence GTGGAGCGGGTTGAATCCTACCTGTCAAGGGGTGACTATAAACGAGCGCTGAAGGCGGCGGATGATATAAGTGAACCCCTCCAAAGGCTCGTTGCCCTAGCAGGGGTAGTAGTGGCGTTCCCGAGGGATGAGGTTCTTTCCCGAATGTTTGAAACCTTAAACTCAATCAGAGGGAGACCGGAAAAAGCCGTAGCTTACTCTGTTATCGGCCGGGCGCTCTACTCCCTCGACCATGACAGGGAAGCGGAGGGGTACTTTGAGAGAGCGCTTGAAACGGCTCAGTCACTGGGGTCTCCGAGGGTTAAGGGAGAGGTCTTGGCGGCGATAGCAAGGAACCTTGTCCTCTCCGATAGGTATAGTGATGCCTTCGAGCTCTTCAACCGCTCGATTGAACTCCTTCAAACCTCGAGGGGGCTTTCCTCCTATGCAATGGAGGCCCTGATCAAGGTGGCGAGGCTCGTCGAGAGGAGCGCGGACGAGATACCGAACGAGCTGGCACTGGAGCTCTACAGGCTCGCACGTGACATTTACTCCTCCATCTTCTTAAACCTTCAAGCAAAGCATCTCGAAAACAAGATAAATCTCGTCGAGAATGTTCTGAAGCGCGGGAAGCCGATCGTTGAGGGGTTGATATGGACGGGAGGGGTGGGGCTCGCTATTGAAATGGCCCGTTTCCTCCCTCTGCAAGAGAGGGCGGTCGTCATGCTCGATCTTTCCTACTGGTTCCACCTCCACAAGCAACCCAATTTAGGAAGGAGGGTTTTCGACGACGCCCTTGAGATAATCTTGGTCGGGAAGTTCAAACCTAGGGACGGTGAGATAGCGGGAATAGCGAGGCGCTTCCTCCGCATTGGGGTTCTTGAGGAGCCGCTGACTTTAGCCGGTATAATAGAGGATGGACACCTCGCCTCTAAGCTTCTCGGTGATGTGGCACTTGCCTACGCCTGCAGGGGAGAAACCGGAAGGGCCCGCTCGATAGCCGAAGGAATAATGGACGAAAGCGTTAAGAACCGCGTTTTAGAGATGCTGGAGGGTGAGAGTCATGTGGGACACGAGCAAGGATTACCGCTTACTGGTGGCGGAGAAGAGCGTGGAGCTGTTCCTGAAGACGGTGGAGCACGCGAAGTTCAAAGGGAAGTGGGACAAGAAGGGGGCGCAGAGACTGGCGAAGGAGATGATTCCTGA